AAAGATGAGAAAAATCAAGTATTTCCTTCAATGCATCGAAACGAACGAGTGCTTCGTCATGAAATAATCAAACATTTTTATTAGACCGGCTTTTCCACAAAATGGCGTCCGATCGCCGGCCTCACCCGAATTTCCTTCAATTAAGACCGACACATCTGTCAAAGTGTGAGAAAATTTCTCAAATACATTTTCAGATTATAAGTGCTCAAGAAAACTAGAAGAATACTCACCATTTTGGTTTTGTATCAGGTTTATCACACACACAAAATTGAACTTAATAGCTTGTCCGTTCAGATGAGCTAGTAATGCAGCTTACCAAACGAATTGTCGATTCTCAATTCGCGGTTGCTATATATAGTTTTTTTGACGTCACCAACCGACGCCCAAACTCGCCAACGCTGATTGGTCCGCGCCCGCCAGGTTTCTCGTAACGGAAACTTATGGCGCGATCTCGCGATCGATGAACAATCTGCATTGCCGTTATTCATTCTTTCATGCCCGTTTTATGGATTTATGGAAGGCCTAAAAATCCTACAAATATTCAACTTCAATTGAATTGCAGTTGAGAATTCCCATTTTTCCATCTGAATACATATTTTAATGTATGCGTAATGCGTTTAATTGAAATATCGTGTCTATTACTATTgctttctagaatcttcgaatatcctgcttttttatatttggttgaacatattttgaaaaaacattctTCAATTTTCGTTCTATGAGTTGGGAAATCTGTTCTATATTCATGTTCTTTCCAGAGGTGAAAAAAGTGGAAAAGGCAAACATTTTAAATTAAGGTTATGTTCAGAATAATAAAACTGACGATTAAAAATGTTATATGTTTTACAAGTACTGAAAACTCATATAATTTTCAGATTGTTCTGAAACACAACAAGAGATTTATTTTTCTACAATATAGGTACATGGTACATCGAATTCGAATATCTTGTAATAATTATAATGATCGTCTCACGACAGAAATCGGTGAATATTTCCAATAAAACAATGAACTATGAACTCTTTTTTTATATATAACTTTATTCATATTGTAAtacatattaattataataataaatgatgGTACGTTCCCCCCTAGTGTGGGATCAGTATAATTAGATACCATCATAAACAGAACAGAAGTCAATGACACATGTCTTCTGCATTCTCTTGTATCTTATTCTAATATTTCTAATAATAGAATGTACCTATGCAGACAGTAAAACAGGACATAAACATTTTTCAAGCGCCTTTCACACAAGATCTGGAAGCATCCCTTAAATATTATTTGAACGTTCTTCTTTAGAATTAAAAGAATTGGTATTTCTGTTCTGAAACGTGGATACCAGGATACCTATGTAGTTGAAtttttatgtgttattttcaaaTCAAGTTTTGAACAGAAGCTGAAAATAAAGGTGAATGCATAAAGATAACCATTTCAATTGTTATATCTTCAAACAAAGAACAAGTCATCTGAATGATCACTTAGATACGCTTACTGAAGTGAATAATTGGATCAAGGATCTAATCTTTATTGAAATGAATGATGGAAGATATCCTACATATCCAGTCAAGACGTTGTTCCAACGGAATGGGGAATAAGCAGTCTTTTCACAAACTGGACTCGGAAAATGATCTATTGTTCGcataaggcctgccgcagacatgcaacttttcagttttgcaactgtttagttgcagaattgagcacaatgaatttatatggggccgcgcagacatgcaactgaaaagttgcagcgattgcctttgtgtgcgccctcgagccgcttgcaatcaaactgttgcgcaactgaaaagttgcatgtctgcggcaggccttaaaGGCGATTCTTCAAAGAAACCCCCCTGCATAGGCGTATCTTAGGTTAGGTAATGGGTTGACTGTTGATTGCTAATTTGACTTCAGTAATTTGGTATTGGATTTTAATACCTCTGGTATCAAATAATATACTATTGGTTTAAAATTAAGGTGGCTTAAGGACACAGAgcacaactggttctccgaactcgtatAAGTTTTATGAGCTTAGCTTCTGAGGGGTAGATACTTCGGTACCAAGGATAATATGATAGATATGATGCAAATTAATAGTAAgtttttgtaaataataaaataaataataaatattatgtagaaaaaaatttctttaatttacatttactgagGTTTTCGATTGATTActtataataatttcaataagggctgataatacaataatctagAATTAATATGGGCGAAATAAAAATACTATCCTACATCACAAATTGACCCAGTAGttgaaaatagttcgaaaataggCAATATATAGGTATTtccataaaattctgattatttattatttcgaaaacggTAACTTTTTCGGTTAACTAATGTtgatgtcattcgatagtagttggtctactctatcgtgatgTGACATTTGATTCATTGgttttgggacactctgtatccGTAGTCTCGAATAATGATAATTAATCATCTTCACAAGCTCAACTGGGATCGTATgcttctcacagaccggaaaataacacaATAGACCTGACTGAAATAAGACGAGTAGAGAATGTAGAGATTAAAATCGACGCagcgattccaaataacaatAAACCTCTTAGGTAGGGACATCGAAAAGATTTCGAAACACAGAGATCTGGAAGAACAAATCATAAGACAATAGACAGTGGAAAATGGAAGTtaaaagatgtcaagaccattaAGACCATCTCTATTGTCATTTCAACATCATCAACAGGCttaataccgaagaaactaaCAGATAATTTGAGGAAACtttatttggatgaaaatatctacaaagtcatgcagaaagcggtactgctaaAGAGTATCAGAGTTGATATTCTTTGGTACTGCTGGGGAGAGTCTGGGGACAGCGAGAGCGATGCGCAAGTACcagagatacagggtgtttcatgagtcgttggccatagcccattggtgaatgcaggtcatccaggcctttcagaaaaattgcttattttgtatcctaaggctattagtttcggagatacggggtgattcgtgaatattgacctaaatttgcgatagccataactccggaatgcaaggtccgatttcgcccctgaaaatcaatattttcagggcattactcagaatatcatgatttttcattcaagccccaaaatctatattctctacatcccttacagaaatttcgttattggtatgaaaaactatacataatatattcTAAGGAatacaattttcactttgcatggcacacttgtcacaagggaataggaaccgggcgaattcatattttatgtcattttttcgaaatgaggtcctgtttttattccttcggtgataatatttattgtcctttgacgagattctgaattattttaaattctattgaattcttcttcattttaaaccctcagcacatactggaGTGTTCGTAAAAAGTGTTTGGAATTATGTAAAGTCGAGCTGTGTGAAGACTTCCGTTACAGGTGGATAAATATCGACTAAATTCTCAGCTATATACATATCATGATATATGGAGATTTATTCATGCGAATGTCCGAttgatgtttatttttttcagtttcctCATTAACGATTGACAATAGGGTTTTTGACTTATTGGCAGAACTATGAAATCTTTTCATGTTTAATTTCTTCTCTCAATTTGTTATCATACAATCTTTCAACCTAAGAAGAGACCGGTTTAAGGTCAGAATTTTTAGATGAAATTGTGTAGAGAATATCAAGCAGGTTTTTGATAGGAGCAATATCGTTATTACGATGTTTGAACTTGGATTTGCCGAGTGTTTTTTTAATCTGGGTTTCAGAGGGGGATATCCGATGTGTATAAAAGGAACAGGAGAGGGCCGAGCACTGTGCCCTGCGGTATTCCACTAGAAACGTGGGCATGGGAAGATGATAGCATATCACCAATTGGGACACGAAATGATCTTCCCCTTGAAAATGAGCCAATCCATAACAAGCACTTGCCCCTAATACCCAGATGCTCAAGCTTCTTGAATGTATTATGAAACAGGgacaattgttttttgtttattGACATCGCTCGACGGAACCTCATGAATGAAAGTGCAATCTTGGCTGGACAGAATATCAGTGAACATATTTACATTTGCTCCAGAAACAGTTTCGAATGTTACAATCTTCCTCTCTGAAGGAAAACAATTAAAACTCAAGAATCTGGGCCTTAAATATAATCCGAAAGGTGAGGATGTTCATTGAGTGCAATATGTCTCATAATTAGTAAcgatattttctattttccaaACGAGAATCCGATTTCAAACCAATTCTTGTATGCTCAGCAGTCTATTGAAACTTCAAACCCCCGAGGAAACGCCTCGTGAGTGGTACCCATTACGATAATATATTAGTGGACTCTAAGTGAATGTTAAAATCACctcaatgaaataaaaaacattctTGTCGGTCAACTTCTATTGcaaaattgatgaaatatttCTATATAGGATATagataaatatttgaaaatctttACAATTAATCAATTAAACTCTGTAATCTGTTTTTCACCTTTTGCGTATTTGTACTCGAGAACCATTcatttcataattatttattaCCTACTTCTGTTATCCCTCCCAACCTACTTTCAAGCTTTTAATTAAATTTTAGGTTAAAATGGGCAACATTGGCATATGGATtggacaaaattgaagatcaATAACTAGGAACTGGGGCAAATTTAGCTgtggaaaattatattttccctTTTTATTCGACATATGGTCGTTTGAGGCTCATGCAACTTGGCGACCGACAAACTGAATCAACATTTCGCTCCCAATATGGTAAACGATGCGATGTGTGACTCACCCAATTCAACACAAAATATCGACCTACAACTTCAAGTAGTTGCTCATACCAAAGCTTGTGGGCGGTTTCTTGCATCTTTCATATAAGACCATTCAGTATACGACACTGTTCCTCAGGTCCATAGTTGATTTCGGATGACATCATTTTAAGTGTATAATAGTTTTACTTTTAAGGTCGCATACGACAAGAGATGGATCCCCGCCTAATTATTAAATAACTATGCAATGTTGTTAGCGGAGGTGTTTTAAGGAGGAAGGATGATTTTGGAGACTATTTTCATATTCTTGAATTTCCTTTTCAATAATAAGGATTCAGCAAATAAAATTTCGGTACTAAAGAAGACCTAGTAAGAGCAAAAAAATACAGAATCTTTATAAATGTTTGAAACATCGTGAGAATTGTGAATAATACAATTATCAGACTTAAAAACTGAAGCAGGTACATAATTTTCACCAACATGTGTTATTTAACCACTAGGTACATGTGTTTTGCTATAAAACAGTAGTGTCTTCAGGAGGGTGATGGTTCACAGCTCATGCTAGTGAAAATCGTGTAattttttagttcaattattgatttttatcggccacatcaatatCAATCCAATAATTATTAGGTACAGAATAACTTccaatttcgaaaaactatgATATTGTGCAAGGTAATTCAAAGCCTGTTGACAGTTGACTCTAAAGCAGCGAGAGTATTCATTCAAGATTTCAAGAATTATTGGCATAACCGTGAAGAGCTCGATATGTTATGATTAGATTTGATTAGATCACCTCTCTCATGACGCCGCGGAAAGTTGGGGATGCAAAGAAGTCATAATCTGACGGATTCGACCACATGGGAGTCGACGTCGACGGCTATTCAACGGTTGAATAGCCTACAATGCTTCCATGTCGCTTCTGAGAGAAGGCCACCAAGCTGGATCGGCAAATTCCAAGGTAGGTCAGAGAGTCAGGAGTCCAAGGCCTTAGTAATAAGGACTGCCTTAGTACAACCGTTTATGCAAGGGAGTAGAATAGCAGTGATGGGCATAATCGGATGATTGCAATAATCGGATGTTCgattatcgattttttcaataatcgGATGTTAATCCGAATAAAAATCGTCGTTATGACAAAAGCTTTTTTTCTGCATTTAATTCATATTTTGTAGTATTTTACCAGAGTTCATGGGGAAAGTTCCCAAATTCTAcggaaaaaatcatcattaaattcattccgaaatgaaaaatacattaccatttatcaataaaatattatttttttcaatcttcaGCTTCTGTAATAGATTCTATATTTCAGGacaaaatttcgaattaatttccaaTATCTACGTTTTCGTTTCTTATACTTAATTCTCCAACTATACCTTGAACGATCACAATCAGAGACAACTGTCTCTGATCACAATTCAATCGGCCCGAGCCAAAAATCGATAGAAGATTTTTATTCGAACTGTATGGTATAATCACGTCCTTCTAAACTGCCGTGGTATAATCGACATGCAGCCGCCGACTATGTAACCATTCGAGCATTCTCAGCATTCTCATAATCCGATGTTTCGGTGAGttcgaataaaaatcgtctACAGCGAGCCAGTCAAGAccataaggcacaatattgtttgcCAACCCATACGGCTTTCATATAAAATGCACTCTAAAAACTATATTCATTCAGTCATCCCCTCCATAAAATCGGTCCCATTCAAAAATCGCAGagacgatttttattcgaaCTGTATGGAAAGATCGACAATCAGCCTCCGATTATttaacgattcgagcattctcaTAATGTCATAATCCGATGTTTCGGTCAGttcgaataaaaatcgtctACAGCGAGCGAGTCAAGACCATAAGGCACTATATTGCTTGCCAACCCATACGGCTTCAATGTGAAATGCACTCTAAAGACCATTCATTCAGTCATCCCTCCGTAAAATCGGTCCCAGTCAAACATCGCATagacgatttttattcgaaCTGTACGGAAAGATCGACATGCAGCGGCcgattattcaacgattcgagcattctcaTAATCGGATGTTTGCGATTATTCCAAAAATCGGATTACCGATTATTTTTCATCCGATTATGCCCATCACTATAGAATAGTTAAGACCGAGCGTTCCGACAGAAAACCATGTTGTTGAGCATGGAGGATTTATGTTATCACGTACAAAGGTTAAGATGGCATCACATATAACCCTCTCCATTACTTTGCAAACAGACGATGTTGGGCTAATAGGTCTGTAATTATTGGGATCCAGTTTGTCTCCTTTCTTAAAAACTGGGCTAATAGATGTACTCAGCTAAGTCGAAAGTTTCCTAgaggaaagaaatgattgaGACATAGAATCGATAAGGAAAATGCAAGGGCATCCGAACTCTGCTTCAACTGAAATCTGGATACGCCGTTTGGGGCTGGTGCTGAGAAGGTGACTTGAAGGTGGATAAGTAGATGCTTCCTAACAAGTTCTTCACCAAACCATTTACCATACATCAGCCAGTTCCGGGTTTCAGGATTCCACGAGGTGTATCTGGAGTGGAGATTGCTCCCGGAGTTTCATCGTTGAAAGCTGCAGAAAACAAATCTAGGGATgcattcacaaacttactccgagtAAGACCAAGTATGCTCTGTAAGCGTTCATAAACTTCCTCGGAGTAAACTCTGCTCTTGAAGTGGGTAAAGTCATACTCTAACAGTTTTGATTTAAAGGCTTTCACGAACACTCTATGTTATACATTTACGACAACCAAATTCAAGATAAAAATGCACAAAGGGTGGTCTCTGGCACGGATATTCAAATATTATCAGCGAGTGGCGCAAGTGCTCtaccatagcctactagaagttcTCTAGTAGGGCTCTACTAGTCGGGTGCACACAGAATTTCTTACTTTCTCTGTAGCCAACTACACTTGTTCCTAATGCTATTAACAACTTTGTGCAAGCTATTGTGAGTACACGTAGCTAGTAACTAGTTTAAAAGCTACAAGCTCAAAAGCCAGTGAGTGGTGTGTAGGTCGCCGGTCGCCGGCAGTTCAACCTGTTCAACCAAAGAGGAACCCACAGACTACTAACCTAGTAGTCTGTGGAGTAACCTTCCCTCTTTGGTTCAACTTTCTCCCGGGGGTTTACACAAGCGGAGCGGGCGCGTCGAGTTCGAGTACACTGGACTAGTTTACAAGCTGCTTGTGAAAAAGCCGGCTTGTAGCTTGTAAACTCGCCTCGTGTAGTACACTTTGCTCTGATCGGAACGGTATCGATGTAACAGATTGAAAAGGAGAGATATATCTCTGTTGAAAAGATGCAATTCTGGAACGAACCATCTGTCAGCTAGAATTTGACAGCCAACTTCACAAATGTAAACAAACGTCAGCTGCATAGATGTCAACGTTCAAATTTAAAAACCAAACGATCGTTAACGGATTTTGCgtgtttttattgtttttgatgttttttttttctaaatgtGATATGTGGACCCAACACCATTTGTTGCATTGATTCTAAAACgtgattttaataattttttaaggATTGTTGTCCTCATTCAAAGTTAAACTAGTAACATGTCCAAAAAAACATTGTAGCTTGTGGGGGTCCGAATATATAACATATAACAATGCCGAAGGTTAAAAAGAAAAGAGTTGAAAAACGTGTGAATTACGTAGCGAAGGAAAATACAAGATTAAGAGGAGCTGAATTATTAACATCTATTTATGATGGGGATAGACCAAGATCAACATCTTTCTCTACTGAGGATAGACCAAGATCCACATCCTTCTACGATGAAGATCGACCGCGATCAGAATCAGGATCTTTCAGTAGTAATCCTATGGTATCAATTAATAATATGGTCCGCACTCCTAGCCCTGATATACTCTCAGTATCTGTGCAATTAATTGAGGAGGAAGATAAGAAGGAGTGCCCTTTGCAAACAACTCCTAAGGGCAAAAGGAACCTATCTTGCAGATTTTCTTCccgtagtagaggttcattctTCAACCACTCTAGAAACCACCTTTCCCCAATGTATTTTAgtaatgaaagaatgaaaaaatataaatgtgataatgattttctcattgaagaaGGCATTGTAGATTCTCaattgaaagaaaaagaaaatatatgcGAAACGCCAAAGATAAAATATGAATCAATGAGCGTCACTAAGAGAGATTCAAACCTTGAAGTCGTTGAAGCGATAAAGGATATTCtggaaattaaaaataatgagGGAGGTTGTTTAGCTCGTAACAAATCCCAAAATGAAGTTATGCATCTGCAGGGCGTAGTAAATATCAACCCATACATGGATTATCAACATGTTCAAATAAAGAGGTAAATACTTGCATCAGTCAAGCCACTCTTTTGGGTTGAGAGGTTTTTAGTCTTTACATATCggtttatattcatattttttttgataatataTATACCTGAGTTTGCACCAAGTTATAAGGTAATAAGTTTccataatttgaaatataattTGTTTACAGCAACAAAGAAAATGTGAATGAATTATCATTTTTCACTCCTGATTTGTTGGAATCCAAGCCTGCCTCAACTCCAATACATGCTGTGATTGAAAAGGGACAAACAAAGTTACCCTTTAACGATATCAGCAATGCAAGCTCGATGACTAATAAGACAAGAAACCTTAGGGATTCAGTACTAAGACGATCTGCCCTAACTCCAATAATTGTGGAAGAGCCTTTATCTGATATCAAAGAAGAAATAAAGGTGCAGAGAAAGGTAACAGAGTTCATGTCTAATACAGCACCACCTGGAGAAGAAGCTGCTACAAAGAATATGGCTAAGATAGCTAAAGCTCTGAATAAGATAAATCAAAAGTCCACCTCTTATGAAACATTGGTGGAGAGTAGTTCAAACTCTAACAATGATACATTGGGAGCTGTTAAGAAAGTTTTAAGACATGTGCACAGATACGGAGCTGTCACAGCAAAATGGACAATGTCTCTGTTTTCTGTTTGTATGAGGTTGGGATTTTCAGTGAGACCAGTGagtattgatttttatttttttattcatatatACAGATTACGAATATTCTACATAATCTTAACATGGGGAATGCCACAAGATAGAAAAGTACTGTAGAAATGGAATCTCCCGTGCGAGAATAATTTCATCACAAGTGATAAATTATCGAATGTTCATATGGACCGCTCTCTAAATCAGTTCCAACTACACTTTGTCATTAGAGTGGGAACTTCGAATTCGTGGCCGGTAGGCGCAGCTCATTTAAAAATAGGTGGGGCAAATCAAATATGAAGTGGAATATTAAATAATTTAACACtgtaataaaattattctcgcACTGAGCGAGACAGCATCTTCTTTCTTATTGCATTCCCTATGCTCCACATTAAATTTTCGGGATCTGTATATTCTTTTGAGAGAGACTTTTACAATTTAAAAACAACACCTgcgtaaagaaatggcaacaagggGCAGATCCCAAAACCTGATCCTCGTTCTAGATCTcggtgtaagcagaggaaaaatgtcaacaagGTACAATACATATCTTTGTATGATACAtggaaacaaaaataaaaacctcGGAAGAAATTCTCTGTCTGCCCGTATAAATGTaatgataatgaatttgtgtGAAGAATAAGCTTAGAACTATTGGTGTATAAAGGCCTAATCTGTTGATCTTATTGGAGCTTATGTGATTAGGTGCAAATTTCACACAATGTTtggttttttaaaatatctttttaagttatggtgcttcagaaatgcaaaagaaGTAGGCGTGCGTCTTAGATTGATGTTTATAGGTTATCTATGGTTTATATCTCCTAAACAATGATAGTCTTCAAGGGACATacatatttgtaaaaataaaaaaaatttactaaatCATTTGTTTGTTATTCTAGGAGTCTGTTCGGTTAATTAGGACTGCCCAATTAGAAAAATGTTGGCAGACATTTTGTTCACTGATTTTGAGGTGTAATGcgtggttgcgttcacaaacttactcagagcaagctctgagtaagctctgattaccggaagcgttcacaaacgtacttttagttcctcagagtatgctctctgagcatgaccatactcatactctactctcggagtaagtttatgaacacacctcGTGATTCATTAAGAGGAAGTAATACCTTGAGAATCTCGATTTAAAATAGGAATTCAGTAGTTCTTAATTTACAATTGTAATCTTTCATAAAGCCTTGATGTGTGTGACATTGGCtgagcacttttcgattttcgaaaaaaattttgttatgcttaattgtgctaggtttgtgctgctttgtgccgtggagatttttttcaattccatacGGTTCTCAAGATATTCCAGACAGTGGAATGGAATGGAATGCTGCCAGCCCAGCACTTTtagaaaaaatgagtttttaggCCTGAAATAGATTGTGCTATAAATGTACTGAGTTGTGCagttcgaatttttgcgaaatttCCTCTCATTTCccagaaaatcgaaaatgaggAGAAAAATTAGCTcagcaattttgtttttttttttcctaaaaatgagtggaataatttgtgctacatttATGCTGATTTATGCCATAAATATTTTCTCCAAAATTCGTGGAATTTTCCGGGAAAaagcaaattgaaaaaaaagctagctcagcactttcgttttttcatATGGTAAAAATTGTGCTACACTTGTACTAACCTGCGCCTTTGAAATTTTTACGaaaatttttctagttttccTATTAATaaagatttctgaaaaaatggcTCAGCAGCgtgttttttcgataaaaattttgtatatacttatgctacatttgtgctgacttgtgccgtaaagattttcagaaaaagctttcaacttttttttcaaatggtggattttagaaaaaatcagtagattgttTGAAAATCATTGTACGTGGCAACACGACTAATATTCATACCGTTGAGGATCGCAACTCTCCATACACAATATACGACTCGTTAAGTTTTGCATAGCGTCATAAATTATCtgaagtgtacagggtgggcaaaattcgttgtctactgaagggatctcgagaactatagcagctagaacaaaacggatgacacattctcgagctcttttttcctgactattccaaatctgaaaacagatccagcctaacgatcatagattttgagttatgaacgataattgagaaattgccattttcaatgaatctgaataactcgcttatttgaactcgtattcgaaatccgttgttacattctacaggcacttttttatgatgaattcgaatatgatattaagaaatt
The window above is part of the Coccinella septempunctata chromosome 8, icCocSept1.1, whole genome shotgun sequence genome. Proteins encoded here:
- the LOC123318957 gene encoding uncharacterized protein LOC123318957, translated to MPKVKKKRVEKRVNYVAKENTRLRGAELLTSIYDGDRPRSTSFSTEDRPRSTSFYDEDRPRSESGSFSSNPMVSINNMVRTPSPDILSVSVQLIEEEDKKECPLQTTPKGKRNLSCRFSSRSRGSFFNHSRNHLSPMYFSNERMKKYKCDNDFLIEEGIVDSQLKEKENICETPKIKYESMSVTKRDSNLEVVEAIKDILEIKNNEGGCLARNKSQNEVMHLQGVVNINPYMDYQHVQIKSNKENVNELSFFTPDLLESKPASTPIHAVIEKGQTKLPFNDISNASSMTNKTRNLRDSVLRRSALTPIIVEEPLSDIKEEIKVQRKVTEFMSNTAPPGEEAATKNMAKIAKALNKINQKSTSYETLVESSSNSNNDTLGAVKKVLRHVHRYGAVTAKWTMSLFSVCMRLGFSVRPKIAATPCNHSQDLESIKTCTCNKYQEDVNNLKEKIVELSTSIEDLKKQVLENIQNNRKVETLNATLVELSKDVQNLKLLREEMDNLKNRFNTMSFSTIHQTPMSITRAPAPVAPPPPPPPPPPPPLLLQVNKPNPLKKSSALSKAKSETPRPVISLDDILKVKLKKTSERSITTRRSTGSQPEVTQDMLQQVKLRKPLCRSMTPSMLPNISPEGSTSPHSSLRKLLRDDGSFRIKRLRRVDGYSFNNTNKNKLSRERL